TCTCCAATAGTTTGGGAATACCTTTACTGCTTGTGCTCGCAGTAGCGAGAGAGAACAGATGAGAGGTGGCGATAAGGCTGTCAACGTCATtagcctcctccctctctttctcccctccactctctccctcctcctcccatccttcctccccctctttctccactctctcccctTCACAAGGCAGCCAGTAGAATGTCCTCAGgattctccctccaccccactaACAAgagtagggtttagggtttaaaCATATTAAACATAGTCCTGCAGGCTGTAGCCAGCCAGGGTGTCTTTTGGAGGGACTCTGGATGGAGAGTAGAACTGCTGTGTTCCCTTGTCTTCATGTAGAGGCTTCTCCTGCTGGATATCGTCAGCTGCTTGGACCTTACCCTGGGACCCTTTGTCAACCCACTGTAGCTGCTCCTGGCTCGACTGCTCATTAGGCGACGTCTGCTGTTTAAAGTCCTTCTGCTCCCGTTGCTGTTGCTCGCGCTGTATCAGGTCACACTGTATCAGATCGCGCTGTAGTTGCTCCTGGTTTATCtgctgctgcagtagtttgtcaggaaaggtggtagaggtggaggtggaggtgtagTCTCTTTTTCtgtgacaaaacaaacaaaagatgacCCCACTGGCAAGCAGGAAGCCGGCAGAGACAAAGGTCACGTACACGGCCCCCCCAGGCTCGTATTTGCTGCTCTCGGGCACGTTGGAATCCAGGAAGGTGGTGATGACCTCGTTGGTGAACCAGGAAGCGGGCACCAGGCAGAGAATGCCAGCCAGGATGAAGCAACCCCCCGCGGCAATGGCCGCGTGCCCCTTTGCCCGGTGACTGCCCCCCCAGCGGGTGCACTTCAGCCCTAGGGCAGCAAGACAGAGGCCCAGGCAACCCATCATGCACGACAGAACCATTGTCGTCCTGGCGGTCTGCAGGTAGGCGGGCAGCGACAGCACGGAGTACTTCAAGGTGCAGCTGAACACGCCGGTGCTGTACCAGGTGCAGTCCATCCACAGCCCCTGCATCTGGGAGATGGCGGTCATGATGTTGGAGCCCACGTCGGCACTCACCTTCCAGTTGGGCAGCAGCGTGGCCACGGTGGCGCCCAGGACGCCCAGCAGCGCCAGGGCGAAGGCGAGGATCTGCATGGTGGAGGACGCCATCGCCGAGTTTCGAGTCCCCTCCTCTCCGGCACAGCGGCACCGTCACCCTGTGGTGGCCCGAGCCTGGCTCCCTGGCTCCGTCTCTCCCTATCGCCCCCGTGCAGCCTCAGGTCCTGACAGCAGATAATTCCTCAGTGCAGGCTTCAGTGGGCTGTGATAAAAATCGAAATGAGAATTGAACTGAGCGAGCAAGCGTGACGATCAGACGGAGGAGGCAGGGGCTGGATGAGGCAGGTGCGGTATGAGGCAGGGGCTGGTGATGGGGAAAGGAAACTGCGCTCTgctctttttttctccctctttttaGGGGGGaagcgtgtgtgagtgtgcgctTTCTGTTTGTCTGCATTTTAACTCTGCATCCCTGGCTTTGTGTGACTGAGTTTTGTAGTGTTCATTTAAAGACTCAATTATGTGCATTTAAAGCTGCAGCGTCCTTCCTCTGAAAGTGGGTTACTCTTTCACAGCAGGCAGCTACTTCACTTCACTTTAGCTATGAGGGAAATGCTGCTTCTATACATAAACTCAATTTACAATATATGTCATTGCAGCATGCATAAGCTATTTCAATAGTCTTTTAGAATAATTTGTAATTTCTCCAATTCTTTAGTTTGTCTTCTATGGTGGTGACGTTCTGACATTAAAAACAACATGAATGCATTGTtaaagtgaatagtttgtttgtAATTGCAGTGTGTTTTGAGAAAAAAAGCCTCCTTACCTTTTGTGTGTCTCGGACAGTGTGCCGTGGTGCGTCAGTCTCTTCTCAATGTTTTCTGGGCACAAAAGAGATGGAAAAAACACCTAACAAAACAATAGGCTAAGCAGCTCAGCGATTCACACCTCCTCCGTCCTCCTACCATCTCCTTAGCAACACAACATACAATTCCATCCTTTTCAGTGTCCCGTAAAAGACATGGCAGCCGCACATTCTTGTTGCCTGTGAGCTTCAGTACCTCTAAGGAGAACTGAGTGGTGGACTGAGAGAAATACTGCAAAACTGAGCAGCAATGTGCTGTGAGAGGGTTTAAACAACTGGACTAGTATAACCTGAAGGTCATTGATTCAGATGAACAGCCGCAGAGCTAATGTCCTCTCAGCAAATGAGTTGTAATGACAAAAGACAGTAGTAAGCCAATATTCTTCATCACGGCATATTTAAATGTCTGACTGAAATTTGCAGTTGTAGATATTGTTGGTCCCATTTAATTGGTTCAATATATCATTTAGACAGCCAAGAGTTTTGAGGTTTGATTTGTCATTGGTGTTCGTTCGATGGTGGCTTTTTGTGGTGTTTCGTCGTCGTCACTCAGAGCACAATATAAACGGAAAGATGGCGAGGACCTGCATCCCCATCCTTTAGCCTTGCAGCTGAGAGGAAGGTGCCGCCTTTCAATTGACCGCATGAAGTATGGCCGACTGCAACACACAGATAAGACTGTGTGAACCGCCCCCTCCATTTGTAGAGATGGAACACACACAGCGCTGGTATCCCAACAACAGTCACAACCTATCCTTAAAGTAATCCTCTGTCTATATATCCACACACTGTGACAGCAGAAGGGAAAGCACCCTATAGTGGCAGACCTGCCCCAACAGGAACGATTACCAGAGGGATAAACAGAAAACATGCATTTTTCCTACCCACTCCCACCCTATCCCCAGGCCCTATCAGACTCTACCAAACTGCCTCCCCCATTCCAACCCCTCATTTTAGGAGAGAAAGACTACATTCATTTGAAAAAAGGGGAAAATATTACTGGAAGAGAAGAGATCATTTGACCTTAGCCAGTCTGCCTACTCCCATTAACTCATTACCATTATATTTTCCAGCCCAGACGATGGCAGGCAGCAGGCTCCCTCCCAGGCCTATACCTACCTAGCCACCCTCTGAGGGAGGGAGTATGGCGGGAAAATGCCACTGTGATTATTACCACAGCTGTAGTCCTCATTAGGAGACTCTTAGCTCTATGTATACACCCCTCCATCCATTCCTCTGCATCCCACCTCTACTCAGCAGCATAAAGAGGTCATTCTTTGcatcccaaataacaccctattcccaacatagtgtactactttgggccctggccaaaagtagtgcactatatagggaatagggtgcgattagGGACACACTAGATCCCAGAATACACTGCTCCAAACAGCAGAAGCATCCAGGAGTGAATGACAGCAGGAGTGACAGCAGGAGTGGGTTTAATGGAGGACCAATTTTGGGCCTCCCGCCTCAGACAGACAGTTACATTGAAGTCATTAAAATTGCAGAAttttaggctgtgtgtgtgatgtgagaggacatGGCTAGCTAATATAAGCGGTGCTCCATGCATTTGTTATTTCTTCTTCCGGGCACACAGAAGTTAGGCTCTGTATCAAAGCCCGTCTACTTTTAGTCTCAAAGGAAAAACGGTCTTGTGAATTTTACACGCTGCATCTATCACACTAGTGTTCCTTATTGCTTTGTACAAAAAGTATATGGACTTTTACTACTCAAAATAGTAATATCAGGAAGTAACAAAGATCTCTTTAAGACCTGACCAGATAATCAGTTTTATCACCATCATTGTATTACCCAGTATTAGACAGTTAAAAGACAATATAAGGGAAATGATCAAACGGTCAAAGATGGTCATGTGATGATGGCTGTGTATAGAGATGTTAAAGGGCGCTAAACCTAGACCAAGAAAAAAAGACTTGGATTTCAGTTGAAATGAGTTTCTTCCCAATTCTCCTCCATTATGTTACCAAGAGTTTACTAAGCAAGCTACACAGGCAGGTAAGGTCATGCACTTTTTTCGGGAGAGTGACCCTGAGGACAAGGAAACATACAACAAACTACTAACAGAACATCACTGAACATCTCTCATATGAATGGTATGTAATGTCTGGATATAATTAATATCTTTGAGATTGATGTCCTTTACCAGCCTGTTGAGTCATGGGACTACACCAGTGTATGTGATGTAGTGTTTTTGGTGCATGTTTAGCTCTGAGAAGCAAGGGGTGcatggggagaggagggctgggtcgcAAATGGCCCCTTAttcactttatagtgcactatgggccttggtcagaaTTAGTCCACTATAAAGTGAATAGTGTGTCTGGAACGCAGCCAAGGAGGGAGATGGGAACCAATGCAACTCTAAGAAGAGTAGAGTAGTGTTATCCTAGCTCTCTGGTCTCTACTAGAATAGGGCAGGAGTGTTATTCTAGCTCTGTGGCCTCCACTAGAATAGGGCAGGAGTGTTATTCTAGCTCTCTGGTTTCGTCTAGAATAGTAGAGTAGTGTTATTCTAGCTCTGTGGCCTCCACTAGAATAGTATAGTGTTATTCTAGCTCTGTGGCCTCCACTAGAATAGTAGAGTAGTGTTATTCTAGCTCTGTGGCCTCCACTAGAATAGTATAGTGTTATTCTAGCTCTGTGGCCTCCACTAGAATAGTAGAGTAGTGTTATTCTAGCTCTGTGGCCTCCACTAGAATAGTAGAGTAGTGTTATTCTAGCTCTGTGGCCTCCACTAGAATAGTAGAGTAGTGTTATTCTAGCTCTGTGGCCTCCACTAGAATAGTAGAGTAGTGTTATTCTAGCTCTGTGGCCTCCACTAGAATAGTAGAGTAGTGTTATTCTAGCTCTGTGGCCTCCACTAGAATAGTAGAGTAGTGTTATTCTAGCTCTGTGGCCTCCACTAGAATAGTAGTGTTATTCTAGTTGTCACTAGAATAGTAGAGTAGTGTTATTCTAGCTCTGTGGCCTCCACTAGAATAGTATTGTGTTATTCTAGCTCTCTTGTTTCCACTAGAATAGTAGAGTAGTGTTATTCTAGCTCTGTGGCCTCCACTAGAATAGTATTGTGTTATTCTAGCTCTGTGGCCTCCACTAGAATAGTAGAGTAGTGTTATTCTAGCTCTGTGGCCTCCACTAGAATAGTAGAGTAGTGTTATTCTAGCTCTGTGGCCTCCACTAGAATAGTATAGTGTTATTCTAGCTCTGTGGCCTCCACTAGAATAGTAGAGTGGTGCTATTCTAGCTCTGTGGCCTCCACTAGAATAGTATAGTGTTATTCTAGCTCTGTGGCCTCCACTAGAATAGTATTGTGTTATTCTAGCTCTGTGGCCTCCACTAGAATAGTATTGTGTTATTCTAGCTCTGTGGCCTCCACTAGAATAGTATTGTGTTATTCTAGCTCTGTGGCCTCCACTAGAATAGTATTGTGTTATTCTAGCTCTGTGGCCTCCACTAGAATAGTATTGTGTTATTCTAGCTCTGTGGCCTCCACTAGAATAGTATTGTGTTATTCTAGCTCTGTGGCCTCCACTAGAATAGTATTGTGTTATTCTAGCTCTGTGGCCTCCACTAGAATAGTATTGTGTTATTCTAGCTCTGTGGCCTGGCCTCCACTAACTGGAGTAGTAGCTGTTGATGTGTAGGCTAGTTCTTATTGGCACATTCTACTACTCCTTGGTTCCATTAACTTTGTTTGCTTGTTTGCGTTTCACTCCCATCATTCTCAGGGACAGTAGTATCTGGTACTGATTAGATGTTGTTATCGCTCTCCCTAATATTGCTCATCAAGTTAGAAGTTCAAGTTTGAAGTTGTATTAGTTGTATGTATAGGATACACACGGTATACACCGTCCTATGGAATACTCCTACATCATCACCTCAGGTTCATTGAAAGAGAGCCATTGATAATGTTTAATGGTGGAGGAGATCATAGCTGAGGACTATCGTTTGGCACATACAGACTGTTATTCTGTTGTCACTTCCAAGGAAGAGTAAAAATAGAAATCCAGCGGTAAATTTGTAATGATGGTTTAAAAGGTGGCCCTACCCAGAATTCTTTCAAATAGAAAATGATTGTTAATGTCAACTGGCAAGCACGGTTCCAACTTCCAACGTTTTCACTGCCTGTTTAAAGTCTGTTTTAAAAAGAAATGTTGACATTGGTCAGACAGCCAAGGAATTTTTATTGCGCTGTAATGAAAATAGTCATACAGTAAAACCGGGCAATTTAGACGCATGATTAGTCTGCTATTCATTACAGGTTGCTATTGTGCTTGTTGTTCCCTCTTTAAAGCCTTGTACATACAAGCTCATAAAAAACCTGTGTTGAGCTCATTCAGCAAATCTATTTTTAATGGGAAAAAGGTACAGTATGAGCAGACTAACAAAGACCTAGTAAAGTATTTTATTTAAGAGACAAATGGATTAGTGAATTCTGTGATGACAAGCTGTCCAGCAATGAGAAATGTTGCATTGTAGTGCTGTTAGAATATTAATTTGTGACACTACAGAtttagaatcttaatttgatcactcttatgttgctgagaattttcctgcgtaGCAGGAAAAGCAAACTTGTACTGTATTCAAagaaaaggcttctaaagtttgtaatttccattttaaaatgtcagacttgatttgccgtaacgaaaaatgtatcaacaatTATTATTCACATAATAATTCCAGGTCCCCAGTGTCCAGTCTGGAGCGTGAAGTCACAAGGTCTGCTGATCGGCTACTGTGTAGCAACCTAGCGCTGCCAAAAGCCCTGGTCTGCTCTAGAAAGCCGACGTAAAGTACGATTGCCTGAACGGCCCCCAAAATAAAAATAGACGGCCGTTTTGGGCTCTAAAATGTGTTTATTATGATCAAGTTTGATCTTCCCAGTGAATTATTTTAAAGTTCCCTACAAATTGAGATATTTTAATTAAATAGTAATCCATTCTAACTACTACATTTGTTGTCATGCAAGACCACGTGCTGACACAGACCAATCACAGGCCGGCAGGCTACCAGGAGGCTCGCGCCCTTATTCCATAAACATCTCTCAGGCAGGATGAAAACGATTACATCGACcatgatcctttgctagttatGGTCACTTTCACCATGATCCTTTTTTTTGGTGCCATTCAGCCCCATTTAGCAATATGGCACATTTCAAATTCAAATACTTCTGGCTTCATGTGCCATCGGGAGTTTTCCATAGGAATATGTGGATGACGTCAGCGATATCACCAtctactggttttaatgtctatcaataattcacatttcctgttgccgcaggattattttcctgctgtagcaaactggctcaaattaagacccTACATCTGTAGGCATCTATTTGTTGTTACTTTACATTTTCATTGCCTCAGATGAAGTTAGAATAGCAAAACTACACGGCCAGAGAAGGGGAAAAGGTAACATCTTATGTAATAAGGATTAGTTAAAGGTATCACCCTACCACCTTATTGCAGTAGCCAGATCACCAGGTGAAATGGAATTTCTGAGTTGAGAGTTCATTCAGTAGGCTGAAATATTTTTGCATGAGTACAGCCAGGAGGCATCAACCCTACCTAAATCATCAAACAGACAGGAATATAAATGACCTATTTATTCCCACAGTCAAGAGGCAATGGCTTCGCTATACCTGTCAGCAGTTGGATTGATGCAGTTTTTTCACCACTAAGGTACCGCCATGAAATGATCAATGACAGGTAATTGACTATTTTTACACAGCCTAATACAATCAATGTGGATAGTTAAATAACTAGCTGTTTAGAAATTATATTCTCTCTGAAAACGTTATTGTCATGTCATGGCATCCGAGTAAAGGAATGATGAGGTAAACGATGGAAACCATTTCCGATTCCCTGATTGGATAAGCCATAATGCGGAAGGAATTTTGGCTAGAATGGGGAGTGCAAATAAACAACCTGTCAACAAAGTTCTTAGAACAACAATGATGGAAATCTATCCTGTTTTATGCATCATGTCCAAATTGCTAACAGATGTGGTAGTGTACACAAACTGTCACACATAGACATGTCTCAGTCCAACTGTAGGTTACTGTGAATAGCTGTGGTTCTTCTAACAACGTCTACCTAATACGCTGTAATCAACCTCACATGACTtagagaagaaagaggggaaACACTTTCAGCACGCACTTACCGCTGTTCTATCCATCCAGTGTTCATCCAGCAGCACAACTCACAATGGAACCACGTTTCTCCTGTGTCTGAGagattgtgttagtgtgtttgcacacacaaacacacgtgtgTATGTGAGTATGTCACGTCACCGAATGCTAGTTGAGGCTCGGACAAGGAAAGCCAATCCTAGGTAGAGTAGGGGGACTTCAGCCCCAGGTGTGATGTTGTCCGTTGTTGAATGCAGTCCAGCACAGCACATCCCATCAGCTGTTGTTCCGAGAGAACCCAGTTAGCTGGAACCAGAGGCAATCAGCTCTCTGCCCCTGACAGTATCCCAGTATCACACCACACCGTCCATCTGTGATGGAGCTAAACTCcctgttctctacctctctctctctctctctctctcctgttctcgctctctctcttcctctgtctctttctctcttcctctgtctctttctctcttcctatctctctctctcttcctctgtctctctctctcttcctctgtctctttctctcttcctatctctctctctcttcctctgtctctttctctcttcctctgtctctttctctcttcctatctctctctctcttcctctgtctctctctctcttcctctgtctctttctctcttcctatctctctctctcttcctctgtctctctctctcttcctctgtctctttctctcttcctatctctctctctctcttcctctgtctctttctctcttcctctctctctcttcctctgtctctctctctcttcctctgtctctttctctcttcctatctctctctcttcctctgtctctctctctcttcctctgtctctttctctcttcctatctctctctctctcttcctctgtctctctgtctctctctcttcctctgtctctctctgtgctgtagatcaaatcaaatgttatttgtcacatgtgcctaatacaacaggtgtagaccttacagtgaaatgcttacttacaagcccttaaccaacaatgcagcctACAAGAGTTTCTGAATTTCCTCTTCACTTCAGTTTGCTCCTCAATTCATGCACCTTGGTTTGAGAGCGAGGTAGCGGCAGTGTTCCCTTCCCTTTGCGCTGTTGGTCCAGGAGGCCCCAGGAGGATCCCAGTCATATCATGGGTGAATGGCATGCAGGAGTCGGCTGAGCCAATGATGGCTGAAGAGACCCAGCTGCTGTGCTGGAGCACCCCAGAGAGCAGGGCACGGCAGCCTGCCTGTCTGTGAATGTTGCTGCTGTGCTGTGGTCTTTGTGGAGCTGCAATCCCCCTCTATTGTTCTGGGTAGAGAAAAGAGCACGAGGCTGACAGACAAGAGAGTCTAGTGGTACTGGAGGCACTGActaggcagagggagagggagctctgagaggaggaggaggaggaggaggaggaggacccagGCACTGCTGACTCTTCTGTGATGACTGCCTTCAACAGTGTGTCAGTGGAGCTGCTGCCTGTGGGCTGTAGCCTATGTAGGGTCGCCAGAAACTGCTAACATCTGATTTTCAGGGATCCAATATTTTCAACCTAACTTTCGTTTCCCCTGAAAACCAGATGTGGGGACTCCGCTCAGGTCAtctttttacgcctgctacgttaggttagtgGGCTGTGGTATCTGTGGAGCCTCCTGCAGTCTGCCCCAGAGATagatccagccattcctctgtcATCCACTCGTCATCTAATCCCCCCGTTGCTGACCAACACTTCAGTCTCCCTTCCAAGCCCTTTTTCGTGAAGAGTAGGCAGTAGACACGTTGAAgtgtgttccctctctcctctctcaggctGTCAGGCAGCAGTGtgttccatctctcctctctcctctctcaggctGTCAGGCAGCAgtgtgttccctctctcctctctcaggctGTCAGGCAGCAGTGtgttccatctctcctctctcaggctGTCAGGCAGCAGTGtgttccatctctcctctctcctctctcaggctGTCAGGCAGCAGTGtgttccatctctcctctctcctctctcaggctGTCAGGCAGCAGTGtgttccatctctcctctctcaggctGTCAGGCAGCAgtgtgttccctctctcctctctcctctctctgtctgtctgtcaggcagCAGTGtgttccatctcttctctctcaggcTGTCAGGCAGCAGTGtgttccatctctcctctctcctctctcaggctGTCAGGCAGCAgtgtgttccctctctcctctctctgtctgtctgtcaggcagCAGTGtgttccatctctcctctctcaggctGTCAGGCAGCAGTGtgttccatctctcctctctcctctctcaggctGTCAGGCAGCAGTGtgttccatctctcctctctcctctctcaggctGTCAGGCAGCAGTGtgttccatctctcctctctcaggctGTCAGGCAGCAGTGtgttccatctctcctctctcctctctcaggctGTCAGGCAGCAGTGtgttccatctcttctctctcctctctcaggctGTCAGGCAGCAGTGtgttccatctcttctctctcaggcTGTCAGGCAGCAGTGtgttccatctctcctctctcctctctcaggctGTCAGGCAGCAGTGtgttccatctctcctctctcctctctcaggctGTCAGGCAGCAgtgtgttccctctctcctctctcctctctcaggctGTCAGGCAGCAGTGtgttccatctctcctctcttctctctcaggctGTCAGGCAGCAGTGtgttccatctctcctctctcaggctGTCAGGCAGCAGTGtgttccatctcttctctctcaggcTGTCAGGCAGCAGTGtgttccatctctcctctctcaggctGTCAGGCAGCAGTGtgttccatctctcctctcttctctctcaggctGTCAGGCAGCAGTGtgttccatctcttctctctcctctctcaggcaGCAGTGtgttccatctctcctctctcaggctGTCATGCAGCAGTGtgttccatctctcctctcttctctctcaggctGTCAGGCAGAAGTGtgttccatctcttctctctcaggcTGTCAGGCAGCAGTGTGTTGGAGTGGCAGTAGGTTCAGGGGGTGGAggcttgtgtgcgtgtgtgtgtgtgtgtgtgtgtgtgtgtgtgtgtgtgtgaggtgggctGTCTTTATGGTCCTTCACACAGGTGTTACTGTGGCAACAGGAACAGAACCGGCTTGCCATTAAAGCAATCTGTTACTCATTATGCTAGTGTACACACCTCTCTGTTTCTCGTGTGTGTGCGCCCATTCGCCTGTCTGTCCACTGTCCGTtcatctgtccgtctgtctggccCAGGGATACTGTGTCTCATCCTTTAGATCCACAGTGACCAACGACATTC
The window above is part of the Salmo salar chromosome ssa15, Ssal_v3.1, whole genome shotgun sequence genome. Proteins encoded here:
- the LOC106571248 gene encoding claudin-20, giving the protein MASSTMQILAFALALLGVLGATVATLLPNWKVSADVGSNIMTAISQMQGLWMDCTWYSTGVFSCTLKYSVLSLPAYLQTARTTMVLSCMMGCLGLCLAALGLKCTRWGGSHRAKGHAAIAAGGCFILAGILCLVPASWFTNEVITTFLDSNVPESSKYEPGGAVYVTFVSAGFLLASGVIFCLFCHRKRDYTSTSTSTTFPDKLLQQQINQEQLQRDLIQCDLIQREQQQREQKDFKQQTSPNEQSSQEQLQWVDKGSQGKVQAADDIQQEKPLHEDKGTQQFYSPSRVPPKDTLAGYSLQDYV